The Armatimonadota bacterium genomic interval GCGGTCCTCAACGCGTTTCCCCCGGACAAGGTTCTCCGCGTTACGACCACGACCGGCGAGTTCGACTCGATCGACTTCATCTTGAAGCGGTACGAACTGGCGGGTCGTGCGAAAGTAACATGGGTCGAGCCGACGGGTCGCGAAGGGCCCGTGCCTTTGTTTACCAGCGAGGACATCTGTGCGGCGATCTCTTCAGATACCGACGTGGTCGTGTTCTCCAACGTGCTCTACGCAACCGGACAGATACTTCGGGGTGTTCCGGCGGTGGTCGAGCGGGCGCATGAGGTGGGCGCTGTCGTGGTGATGGATGTGTTCCACGCAGCGGGAGTCATTCCACTGGAAATCGAGAAGTCGGATGTGGACTTCACGATAGGCGGGTCGTACAAGTATCTGCACGGGGGGCCCGGCGCGTGCTGGCTAGCGATCCACCCACGGGTTCTGGATGAGGATCGTTTTCACACGCTCGACACTGGATGGTTCGCCAAGAAGGACACGTTCGGGTTTCATCGAGGGCAAGGCGCGGAGTTGAAGCCCGGCGGCGACGGTTGGCTCGAGTCAACACCGGCGATCATCGCGCCGTATCACGCGAGGGCGGGCTTGCAGCTGATTCTCGATGTCGGTGTTGAGCGAGGCCGCGAGTACAGCCTCGACCGGCAGCACAAAATGCGGCAGGCGATGAATGATCGTGGAGTCGAGATGTTCGTGCCTGAGGATCCGGCGAAGTTTGGCGGGTTCAGCCTGTTGCCGCATCCAGATGCAGCGGCGTTGCGCACCGAGCTAATGGCGAAAGGTGTGAACACAGATGCTCGGACCGGTTTCGTCCGCTTCGGCCCGGATCTGCTGAACACGGAGGAGGAGTTCGAGCGCGCCAGCAAGATCGTGGCCGAAGCGTTGAAGGTCAGAGCCGTCTGATCCGCATATTGCGGAACCAAACTCGAGTGCCGTGGTCCTGGAAGCATATGTACCCCATGTCGTCTTTGGCGTAGCTCGGCATCTCGCTGTACTTGCTCGCTGCCCTTCTCTTCACCCAGTCCTCGGAATGCAGCTCGTACTCCACGATTTTGAAGCCGTTCAGCCAGTGCTCGACGGAGTTCCCCCTCTTGAGGATGCGTGCCTTGTTCCACTGGCCCGCCGGCCTATGCGCGTCCCGGACAGGCGCGTGCATATCGTAGTTCGCACCTGTCATTTGATTTGCCGCCAGCTCATAGGCGGTGTCGTCGATGATCTGGAACTCCGGACCAATCGGGGAGTCTTCGCCACCGTCCTCAGCCACTAGTATCTTGATACCGCTGTTTCCGCCGGCGGAGATTTTGAATTCGACGCGGAGGTCGAAGTCGGTGAACTTCCGAACGGTCGAGAGGTCGCCGCGGTCCGAACCTGGCGTAAAGACGAGTTCGCCGCCCGAGGCGCTCCAACTGGTCGGGACGTCGTCGCGGTTGTAGCCTTTGAAATTGGCGAGGGACTTCCCATCGAAGAGCAGTTCGAACCCGGCGGCCATCTCGTCGGCAGTCAGCTTATTGAGAGGGCTGTCCTGGGATGAAGCTGTCGCGAAGATCAAGAGGGCTCCGAGCATGGGTCTAAGAGAGTTTCGCTGGCCTAATTTGGACGCTTGCCTCGGACTGACATCCAGAGCAGATCGACAAGATAATCGCGTGTGCGATGCGGCTTTATGTGCGAGACCTTACCTCAGTCGCGGCTCGAGGGGTCCTTTCCTTCGTCAAGCTCAGGACAGGCTCGCTCAGGATGACTGCTCGCCCTCCCGAACCAAACCGAACGGACCATGGTGCGAGGGTCTAGGGTCGAGGGTCTAGTTCCGAACCCCCGAACCCCCCTAAACCTCCCACAAAGCAAAAGGAGGGTGGCGCTCCAGCGACACCGCGCGAGGCTGAGGCTCACGAACTGGAGCACCGGTTGCGTCGCAGAAAACGGGAAACGCGGGTTGTGGTTCGCACCCCCTCCCTAACCCTCCCCCAAGGGAGAGGGGATGACGGGCAAGGGTCGGTGGACCAAGCCGAACAAACCCGAGCCAATACGAGCACCGTGCGCTGTCCTTCGTCAAGCTCAGAAGAACGCCCTGGACCGGGGTGCGGGGCAAACCCCCACGCTCCATCTTCCGAACCTCCGAACCCGCGAACACAGTTTTCAGTTGGCTGTTTGCAGTTGGCCGTTCCCCGAACTCCCGAACCTCCGAACCAACCCGAACCAGTCCGAACGCGTCGCGCCGTGCGGTCCTTCGTCAAGCTCAGCCCGAACGCCCCCGGATCGACGTGCGGGGCAAACCCCCGCGCTCCATCTTCCGAACCCCCGAACCAAACCGAACAAACCCGAACAAATCCGAACAAACCCGAACAAATCCGAACAAACCCGCACACAGTTCTCAGTGTGCAGTTCGCAGTTTGCAGTTTCCAGAACTTCCGATCTTCCGAACTTCCGAACCCCCGAACCAACCCGAATGTCCCCCTACAACCGTCTGATTCGCATGCTGCGGAACCATAGCGGCCCACCGTGGTCCTGGAAGCAGATGAAGCCCTTCTCGTTCTTCCCGTAGCCCGGCATGCTGTCGAACTTGCTCGCCGCGCGGCGCTTGTCCCAGTCTTCGCTGTGCAGGACGTACTCGACGACCAGTTCACCGTTGAGATAGTGCCAGACGTTGTTGCCTTTCTTAACGATTCGCGCGGTGTTCCACTGCCCGGCAGGGCGCAGGACTTTCTTTGTGGGGGCGTGAAGCGCGTAGTTCGCGCCGGTCATCTGCGTGTCCATAATGTCGTAAGTCGGGTCGTCGAGCAGTTGGTACTCCGGCCCGGATTGGTAAGAAGCGCCTTGGTCCTCGCTGACCAGGTAGATGATCCCGCTGTTCCCGTGCTCGTTCATTTTGAAATCAACGCGCAGGTCGAAGTCCTCGTACTCTTCGCGAGTCGAGAGGTCGCCGCCGTCGATACCTGGCGTATAGGTGATCTCGCCATCCTTCACAGTCCATCCCTTCGGCACGTCGTCGCGCTTGTACCCCTTGAAGTTCTTGAGCGACTTGCCGTCGAACAGGAGAACGAACCCTTCCCTCTTCTCTTCTGCAGTCAGCTCATTGTGGCCCGGAGTCTGGATCAGGATGCTCCACTGGCCAGCGTCGGCGGGCGACGTGAGAATGGCGGCGAAGAGAAGGACGCTCAACATAACAGAATCATGTTATCCATTCTGTGGTAGCGCGTGCCACAGAACAGCCTTCGCCAAGCAAAACGAACGGCGAGGATCGGGCATCGCCCAATCCTCGCCCGGTAGTCAGAGACCAATAGATGCTGTGCGACTAGTACGGAGAGTCCGGGAAGTAGAACTTCGCTGCGTTTTCAGGCGTGACCAGCTCGACGACGATCTTGATGTGCTTCGGCATGAACCGATCGAGGCTTGTCGTCATCCCGTCGCGCAGATTCGACACGGCCCAGTGCATTCCTTGAGCGATCATCGCTGGTGGGTAGGTGACGTCGGCCGGATACATCGGGTCGCCGTCCATCACGCGCTTGATGATCGACTTCTTGCCCGCGCCACCGAGGATCCAAAGATCCTTGTCGCGGCCTGCCTCTTTGAGGGCTCGCTCGATCCCCTCCGCCATGTCGTCATCGCTCGCCCAGATCGCGTCGATCCTCGTGTCAGCGAGCTCGACCATGAGCGTCGTCGTAATGTCGAAGGCGTCTTCGGAACTCCAGTTCGCCTGCTCCTGCCGCAGAATCTTGATCTGCGGATTTTCGTTGAACACCTTCATGGCACCGTTCACACGGTCGTCATTGACGGTCGAAGTGGCACCCTCGTAGATCAGAATGTTTCCGCCAGCCGCGCCTAGCCTGTCGACGATGAACTCCGCCGAAATCCTGCCGAACGCCGTGTTGTCGCCTTCGAGAAACAGGTTAGCGATCGTCGGGTCGGTAAACCCACGGTCGACGCTAACGATGTAGACGCCTTGGGCTGCGGCATCTCTGCCGATGCTGTCGAGCGGGCCGCTTTCGTGGCAAAGAATGATCAGAGCGTCCGGCTGCTGGACGAGCATGCCCTCGATCTGTTCCCGCTGCTCCTCGACATCGTCGGCCTCTTGGTAGATCCACTCGATATCCGGGTACATCTTCATGACCTCCTTCGCCCAGTAAGTCACTCCATCCGTCCAACCGTGGTCCCCCGACGGGATCGACACGGCGATCTTCAGTTCACGATCGATCGTCGCGGTTTCAACCGACTCTTTGTCGGCGCTGTCCGTACCACATCCGATCAGAAAAACGCCGGCCACGGTCAGCAATATCGTTGACAACAAACTTCGTTTCATAAGCTCAAATCCTCTCGCAGACTAGTTCCGATCTCCCTGGCCCCTTTGCATCAGGACCGCGATCAATATGATGGCACCTTTCACGAAGTCCTGCCAATCGCTGGAGACGTTCATCAGCACCAGCAGGTTGGAAATTACCGCAAGGATCATCACTCCTACCACGGTGCCCCATATCCGTCCCTTGCCGCCGGCGAGCGACGTTCCGCCGATCACGACCGCCGCAATGGCGTCCAATTCGTAGAACACGCCGGTCTGCTGTGGCGCTATCGCGCTGTATCTCACGGCCTGGACGACTGCCGCAAGACCGACGCACAGGCCGAGCAGCGTATACGCGATAGCGCGGACGCTCTTGGCGTTGATGCCGGAGTACCTGGCTGCTCTTTCGTTCGCCCCGACCGCCACGACGTGACGACCGAAAGCAGTCTTGCTCAGGAGCACGCCGTACGCCAGAGCGACCGCGACGAACAGCATGATTCCCCAAGTGACCATAACAGGTTCGCCGTTCGGGAGCTGTGCGCCGGGGATGGCGATGCCCTTCGACGCAAGCTCCTCGAAGACCAGGCTGTCCGCCTTCACTTGGCCACCGCCTGCGACGACCTTGGTCAGCGACCGGAAGGCGACCAAGCCGCCCAACGTCGCGATGAACGGCGCAACTCGACCGACCGTCACCAAGAGCGCGTTGAACGCGCCGACTGCAACGCCAACGACGACAACGATCAGCATTGCAAGCGCGATGACTGGGCCCTCCGAACCGCCGTTGGCGAGCTGGCCGTTCATGAACTTCAGGCCGATGACAGCGGACAGGGCGACCGCAGACCCGACAGAGAGATCGATCCCTCTCGTCATGATGACGACAGTCATGCCGACCGCGATGATGCCGACGGCGGCGCTCTGGTTGACGATGTTGCGCAGGTTGACGGCGCTCAGAAACGTGTCGGTCTTCCAAATTGCCGCAATGACGATCAGCGCGATCAGCGCGACGAGGACGCCGTACTCCTGCATGAATTTTACGAACTTGTTCACGCCGCGCCGACTCCTGCCGCGAGTTGCATGATGTTCTCTTCAGTGATATTCTCGCCGACAAGTTCGCCGACGATCCGGCCTTCGCGCATCACATAGACCCGGTGACAGAGCCCAATGATCTCGGGCAGTTCGGAGCTGATCAAGATCGTCGCCAGCCCTTGCTCCGAAAACTTGTGGACGAGGTTGTAGATCTCCCTCTTCGCGCCGACGTCGACGCCGCGCGTGGGTTCGTCGAGCATCAGCACTTTCGGTTCGAGGTCGAGCCATTTGGCGATCGCGACTTTCTGCTGGTTCCCGCCGCTCATGTAGAGGAGCGGCGCCTTCAAGTCTCCGACCCGGATGTCGAGATCCTTCTGCCAACGCTCGGCGGTCTGCCGCTCGCGCTTCTTGTCGATCAGCGGTCGGGCGTACTTCGAGAGGTTTGCGAGCGTCGTGTTCTCGATCGCGTTCATGTCGAGCACGAGCCCCGAGCCTTTGCGGTCCTCGGAGACGTAGGCGATGCCATGCTTCGCCGCCTGTTTCGGCGACTTGCAAGTGATACTTTTTCCCATCAGTTCGATGGTGCCCGACCGCATGGGCCGCGCGCCGACGATCGCCTCGCACAGTTCGCTTCGACCGGAGCCGATCAGCCCCGCGAGCCCGACGATCTCGCCTGGGCGCACGTTGATCGTAGCGCCTCTCACTCCCTCTGCGACTATGTCCTTCGCAATCAAAGCCGGATCGCCGCTCGGCATCTCTGTCTTCGGCGGATAGACGTCGCCGATCTCTCGTCCGACCATGTGGTTCGCCAACTGAGTTTCCGTGGCTGCTCCGCGTTCGAGCGTCGTCACGAGTTTCCCGTCGCGCAACACGGTGATGCGGTCGGCCACCGTTACTACCTCGGCGAGGCGGTGGCTGATGTAGATGACGGTCGCATCTTGACCGCGAAGATCGCTGATGAGTTTGAACAGCGACTCAACTTCGCGATCGCTTAGCACGGCCGTCGGCTCGTCCATGATGAGGATCGACGCCTCTTGCGACAGCGCCTTGGCGATCTCGACTAGCTGTTTGCCCGCGATCGAGAGGTCCGCGACCCTGGTCGTCGCGTCGAACCCGGCGCTCACTCTCTTTAGGATTGCGTTCGTCTTCTCGATCATCTGCCGCTTGTCCAACAGGTAGAACTTTCGAGGCTCATTGCCGAGGAACACGTTTTCGGCGACGGTCAGGTCGTCGACGACGTCCAGCTCTTGGTGGATCATCGCAATGCCGAGCGAAAGCGCGTGGCGAACCCCCCGAATTTGAACCGCCGCGCCATCCAGGAGGACTTGGCCGCTCGTCGGCTCTTGCAGACCGCACAGAATGCGCATCAGCGTACTCTTGCCGGCCCCGTTTTCGCCGATGACCGCGTGAACCTCGCCCGGATCGAAAGCCAGGGACACACCGTCCAGCGCGCGGACGGCGGGAAACTGCATCGTGACGTCGCGGACTTCGAGCTTCGGCACCGCATGCGAGGGTACCCCGGCGTGCTGTTCGTTTGATCGATGCTCGCTGCCCCCTCCTATCCTCCCCCGGCCACGATAGCATCGTGAATGCGGAATTGTTGCGGACCTGGGGAGGGATTTCTTGGCAGGGCGAGCGTCCTCGCGACACTGTGCTCGCGCCCGACATGCAGGTCTGGAGACCCGCACCACGATTCTTGCAGTTTCACCCTAGAGGGTGGTGCTCCTGCGACACCGCTTTCTCTGCTGTTCGCGCCTTCTGCGGAAAGGACTTTGTCTGATTCG includes:
- a CDS encoding aminotransferase class V-fold PLP-dependent enzyme — encoded protein: MSLVTLPDGPLNESVVNEHIRPLFSRAMKGDAKRGEVYLANHSLGRPLDAVAEDVARGLEKWYSDMDRSWDDGGWLDDMNAWRLKTAELLGLPRYDCVVPRASAGQGLRAVLNAFPPDKVLRVTTTTGEFDSIDFILKRYELAGRAKVTWVEPTGREGPVPLFTSEDICAAISSDTDVVVFSNVLYATGQILRGVPAVVERAHEVGAVVVMDVFHAAGVIPLEIEKSDVDFTIGGSYKYLHGGPGACWLAIHPRVLDEDRFHTLDTGWFAKKDTFGFHRGQGAELKPGGDGWLESTPAIIAPYHARAGLQLILDVGVERGREYSLDRQHKMRQAMNDRGVEMFVPEDPAKFGGFSLLPHPDAAALRTELMAKGVNTDARTGFVRFGPDLLNTEEEFERASKIVAEALKVRAV
- a CDS encoding DUF1080 domain-containing protein, which produces MLGALLIFATASSQDSPLNKLTADEMAAGFELLFDGKSLANFKGYNRDDVPTSWSASGGELVFTPGSDRGDLSTVRKFTDFDLRVEFKISAGGNSGIKILVAEDGGEDSPIGPEFQIIDDTAYELAANQMTGANYDMHAPVRDAHRPAGQWNKARILKRGNSVEHWLNGFKIVEYELHSEDWVKRRAASKYSEMPSYAKDDMGYICFQDHGTRVWFRNMRIRRL
- a CDS encoding DUF1080 domain-containing protein — translated: MLSVLLFAAILTSPADAGQWSILIQTPGHNELTAEEKREGFVLLFDGKSLKNFKGYKRDDVPKGWTVKDGEITYTPGIDGGDLSTREEYEDFDLRVDFKMNEHGNSGIIYLVSEDQGASYQSGPEYQLLDDPTYDIMDTQMTGANYALHAPTKKVLRPAGQWNTARIVKKGNNVWHYLNGELVVEYVLHSEDWDKRRAASKFDSMPGYGKNEKGFICFQDHGGPLWFRSMRIRRL
- a CDS encoding ABC transporter substrate-binding protein, whose amino-acid sequence is MKRSLLSTILLTVAGVFLIGCGTDSADKESVETATIDRELKIAVSIPSGDHGWTDGVTYWAKEVMKMYPDIEWIYQEADDVEEQREQIEGMLVQQPDALIILCHESGPLDSIGRDAAAQGVYIVSVDRGFTDPTIANLFLEGDNTAFGRISAEFIVDRLGAAGGNILIYEGATSTVNDDRVNGAMKVFNENPQIKILRQEQANWSSEDAFDITTTLMVELADTRIDAIWASDDDMAEGIERALKEAGRDKDLWILGGAGKKSIIKRVMDGDPMYPADVTYPPAMIAQGMHWAVSNLRDGMTTSLDRFMPKHIKIVVELVTPENAAKFYFPDSPY
- a CDS encoding ABC transporter permease, whose translation is MNKFVKFMQEYGVLVALIALIVIAAIWKTDTFLSAVNLRNIVNQSAAVGIIAVGMTVVIMTRGIDLSVGSAVALSAVIGLKFMNGQLANGGSEGPVIALAMLIVVVVGVAVGAFNALLVTVGRVAPFIATLGGLVAFRSLTKVVAGGGQVKADSLVFEELASKGIAIPGAQLPNGEPVMVTWGIMLFVAVALAYGVLLSKTAFGRHVVAVGANERAARYSGINAKSVRAIAYTLLGLCVGLAAVVQAVRYSAIAPQQTGVFYELDAIAAVVIGGTSLAGGKGRIWGTVVGVMILAVISNLLVLMNVSSDWQDFVKGAIILIAVLMQRGQGDRN
- a CDS encoding sugar ABC transporter ATP-binding protein; its protein translation is MQFPAVRALDGVSLAFDPGEVHAVIGENGAGKSTLMRILCGLQEPTSGQVLLDGAAVQIRGVRHALSLGIAMIHQELDVVDDLTVAENVFLGNEPRKFYLLDKRQMIEKTNAILKRVSAGFDATTRVADLSIAGKQLVEIAKALSQEASILIMDEPTAVLSDREVESLFKLISDLRGQDATVIYISHRLAEVVTVADRITVLRDGKLVTTLERGAATETQLANHMVGREIGDVYPPKTEMPSGDPALIAKDIVAEGVRGATINVRPGEIVGLAGLIGSGRSELCEAIVGARPMRSGTIELMGKSITCKSPKQAAKHGIAYVSEDRKGSGLVLDMNAIENTTLANLSKYARPLIDKKRERQTAERWQKDLDIRVGDLKAPLLYMSGGNQQKVAIAKWLDLEPKVLMLDEPTRGVDVGAKREIYNLVHKFSEQGLATILISSELPEIIGLCHRVYVMREGRIVGELVGENITEENIMQLAAGVGAA